Genomic segment of Truepera radiovictrix DSM 17093:
CCCAGAGCGTCGCGGTGCTCGCCTGGAAAAAGCTCGAGACCATCACCAGCAGCACGATAAAAGCGGGCCGCTGCGCTTCGGGTACCCCCAACAGGGGTAAAAAGGCGGCGAGCAGCCAGAGCCCGCGCCCCAAAAGGGCGGTGAGCGCCGTGAGCAGCTTGAGGCGCCCGAACAGCGCCGCGCCCCACGCTGCCAAGGGGCTCGCGACCTGCGCGAGCATCGGCACGCTCCCGATGAGGCCGATTTCGGTCGGTGAGGCGCCTAGGTGCAGGGCGTAACCGACGATGACGCTGCCCGTCGTCCAGTTGAGAAACGCCTGGGTCAGCCCCCCTTCGACGACCGAGAGGCGCAGGGTGCGCCGCACCTGCGCCGGTGTCGGCGCCTTTCGTGCCTGCACCGTGCGTACCGGTGTCGTGCGTGCTGCCTCCGGCAAGGGTGTGGGCGAGGCGTCCGGTGCTGCGGGGGGTGTCGGGAGGGCCACCGGTGATGAGGTGCCATGGGGGACGCTCGCGGCGGGGGCGGCGTCGGCGAGGGGGGTCGGAAGCTGCTGAAGGGGGGCGTCGGTAGGGGGGCGGGGCGGCGTCATAACCGCCCCTCACTCTACGCCTCCCACCATGAAAAGTGAACACAACTGAACGTCAGCGAACACCCTTTTGATCCCCTCGCCGGCGCGGTAGGGAGCGGCAGCCGCCACGCCCGTCCCCGCCGCCGCTGACCGGACACGTTTGCGCTGAAGAGCTGCGCGCTATACTCGGCAGCATGTTCGAGATCTTTCCAGCGGTCGACATCCAAGGGGGGCGGGCGGTGCGCCTCGTCGAGGGGCGCGCCGAGGACGAGACCGTGTACTTCGACAACCCCGTAGACGCGGCGCGGCACTGGGTCGACCGCGGGGCGACCTGGTTGCACCTCGTCGACCTAGACGCGGCCTTCGGGCGGGGGGACAACCGAGAGGTCATCGCGCGGATCGCCAAGCTGCCCTGCAAGTGCGAAGTCGGCGGCGGCGTGCGCAGTTTCGAGGCTGCCGAACGCCTCTTGGACGTCGTCGAGCGGGTGATCCTCGGTACCGCCGCGGTCACGCACCCGGAGCTTCTCGACGCGCTTTTGGCGCGCTACGGCGCCGAGCGCGTCGCGGTCTCCATAGACGCCAAAGGCGGCCTCGTGGCCGTCAAAGGCTGGACGGAGACGAGCGCGGTCGCTGCGACGGTGCTCGCCGAGCGCGTGACGGCGCAGGGGGTGAGGCACCTGATCTACACCGACGTCGCGCGCGACGGGACGCTTTTGGGCGTCGACCCGGAGCCGGTCAGCTTGATGCGCCGCGCGTGCCCGCACACGCTCGTCGCGGGGGGTGGGGTGGCGAGCGAGCGCGACCTCGAGCTCTACGAGAGCCTGGGGCTCAACGGGGCGATCGTCGGCAAAGCGCTCTACGAGGGGCGGGTCCGCTATCCCCGAGCTGCCTGAAGTCGAGACGGTGCGCCGCGAGCTCGAGCCCTACGTCCGGGGTCGGGTGATCCTCGCAGCCACCCTCGTCGACGCCCCCCCGGGGCCCAAGTACGCTCGGCTGGAGCGCGCCGTGGGCCAGCGCATCCTGGCGGTGACGCGGCGCGGCAAGTTTTTGATCCTCCCCCTGTCGGGGGGGGACGACCTGATCATTCACCTCGGGATGACGGGTATTTTGAGCCCCGAGCCCGCGCCCAAGCACGTCCGCGTGCGGCTCGAGCTCTCCGAGGGGGGCGCGCTCTACTTTCGGGACGCGCGGCGCTTCGGCCGCTTTCTGGTGGTGCCCTCGGGCGCCTACGAGGCGCTGCCGACTTTGAGCGCGATGGGGCCCGAACCCTTGAGCGCGGCCTTTACGGGGGACGCGCTCTACCGGGCGCTGCAGCGCTCGCGCACGCCCATCAAACCCTTTTTGCTCTCGCAAAAACCGGTCTCGGGGGTCGGCAACATCTACGCCGACGAGGCGCTCTGGCGCGCGCGCATCCACCCCTTGACGCCCGCTAACGAGGTCTCTAGAGCCAAAGCGGCGCAGCTCGCTGGGGCCATCCGTGAGGTTCTGGCGGCGAGCTTGCGCGCCAAAGGGACGACGTTGCAGGACTACCGCACGGTCAACGGCGAGGTGGGCGCCTACGCGCTCCAGCTGCAGGCCTACGGCCGCGCCGAAAAACCGTGCCCGCGCTGCGGGAGTCCGCTGCGCAAAGTGACCCTCGGGGGGCGCGGTACGCACTTTTGCGCGCGCTGCCAACGCCCACCCAGAGCGCGCCCGGGCGCACCGTAGCGGGGGCTCTACAGGGCGCGCCGACGGGGGCCCTACGATGGGGCCATGCCTCACCGGACCGACATCCAGGTGCGCTTTAGCGACACCGACGCCCAGGGCCACCTCAACAACACTGCCTACGCCGTCTACGCCGAACTCGCCCGCGCCGACCTCTTAGACGCGCTGCGCGGCCCCGACACCTACCTCTTGCTCGCCGAGATGACGCTGCGCTTTCAGAGCCAGGTGCGCTTCGGCCAAGCGGTGCACGTCACGACCGACGTCCAGGAGGTCGGGGAGAGCAGCGTGACGCTCGAGCAGACCGTCTACGCCGACGACGAGGCCGCGGCGACGGTCACCTCGGTCGTGGTGCTTTTCGACGCGCGCGCGCAGGCGCCCAAAGCGTTTCCAGAGCGCGTCAGGAAGCGCCTCGAGGCGGGCGAGCCGCTCGGCTAGGGGCTCCAGCGGTACCCCACGAGCCAAGGGCTACAGACCACGGGCCACTCACCCATAGAGCCGCTACTGGCAGCTTCACCTCCTACCGCCGTCCTTTCGGAACGCGCGCGCAGAGCGAGCTCTGCTCATGCGCCGTAGCTAACCGGGCGACCCCCGCTAGCGTAAGCGGCGCCAACGTTTTTACCACCACCAAGAGCGCGCGCCCGCCGCGAAGCGGCGGCGCGGTATCCTCACCTTCTATGGAACCCTTTCGCACCGACATCCAAGTGCGCTTTAGCGACACCGACGCCTTGGGGCACCTCAACAACATCGCCTACGCCCTCTACGCCGAGCAGGCGCGCGTCGACCTCTTTAACCGCGTGCTCCCCCGCGAGGGCCGCGGGAGCGTGTTCGTCATCCTGGCGCACATCGCGCTCGACTTTCTGCGGCAGATCCGCTTCGGCGAGGCGGTCTACGTCATGACGCGGGTCAGCAAACTCGGCCGCACGAGCGTCACGCTCGACCAGGAGGTGTACGCCGACGATGAGCTCGCCGCCAAGGTGCGTTCGGTCGTGGTGCTCTTCGACTTTAAGGCGCAACAACCCACCCCCTTGCCCGAGGCGCTGCGCGCGCAGCTCGAGCCC
This window contains:
- the hisA gene encoding 1-(5-phosphoribosyl)-5-[(5-phosphoribosylamino)methylideneamino]imidazole-4-carboxamide isomerase; translated protein: MFEIFPAVDIQGGRAVRLVEGRAEDETVYFDNPVDAARHWVDRGATWLHLVDLDAAFGRGDNREVIARIAKLPCKCEVGGGVRSFEAAERLLDVVERVILGTAAVTHPELLDALLARYGAERVAVSIDAKGGLVAVKGWTETSAVAATVLAERVTAQGVRHLIYTDVARDGTLLGVDPEPVSLMRRACPHTLVAGGGVASERDLELYESLGLNGAIVGKALYEGRVRYPRAA
- the mutM gene encoding bifunctional DNA-formamidopyrimidine glycosylase/DNA-(apurinic or apyrimidinic site) lyase, with amino-acid sequence MRRELEPYVRGRVILAATLVDAPPGPKYARLERAVGQRILAVTRRGKFLILPLSGGDDLIIHLGMTGILSPEPAPKHVRVRLELSEGGALYFRDARRFGRFLVVPSGAYEALPTLSAMGPEPLSAAFTGDALYRALQRSRTPIKPFLLSQKPVSGVGNIYADEALWRARIHPLTPANEVSRAKAAQLAGAIREVLAASLRAKGTTLQDYRTVNGEVGAYALQLQAYGRAEKPCPRCGSPLRKVTLGGRGTHFCARCQRPPRARPGAP
- a CDS encoding acyl-CoA thioesterase, whose translation is MEPFRTDIQVRFSDTDALGHLNNIAYALYAEQARVDLFNRVLPREGRGSVFVILAHIALDFLRQIRFGEAVYVMTRVSKLGRTSVTLDQEVYADDELAAKVRSVVVLFDFKAQQPTPLPEALRAQLEPAKEPA
- a CDS encoding acyl-CoA thioesterase, whose translation is MPHRTDIQVRFSDTDAQGHLNNTAYAVYAELARADLLDALRGPDTYLLLAEMTLRFQSQVRFGQAVHVTTDVQEVGESSVTLEQTVYADDEAAATVTSVVVLFDARAQAPKAFPERVRKRLEAGEPLG